The Maylandia zebra isolate NMK-2024a linkage group LG4, Mzebra_GT3a, whole genome shotgun sequence genome includes a window with the following:
- the kpnb1 gene encoding importin subunit beta-1 encodes MELITILEKTVSPDRNELEAAQKFLEQAAIENLPTFLVELSKVLANPGNTQVARVAAGLQVKNSLTSKDPDVKAQYQQRWLAIDINARREIKNYVLQTLGTETYRPSSASQCVAGIACAEIPVNQWPELIPQLVANVTDPSSTEHMKESTLEAIGYICQDIDPEQLQENANQILTAIIQGMRKEEPSNNVKLAATNALLNSLEFTKANFDKDTERHFIMQVVCEATQCPDTRVRVAALQNLVKIMSLYYQYMETYMGPALFAITIEAMKSDIDEVALQGIEFWSNVCDEEMDLAIEASEASEQGRPPEHTSKFYAKGALQYLVPILTQTLTKQDENDDDDDWNPCKAAGVCLMLLATCCEDDVVPHVLPFIKENIKHPDWRYRDASVMAFGSILEGPELNQLKPLVIQAMPTLIELMKDPSVVVRDTTAWTVGRICELLPEAAINEVYLAPLLQCLIEGLGAEPRVASNVCWAFSSLAEAAYEATDAAEDQEEPNTYCLSSSFEIIVQKLLETTDRPDGHQNNLRSAAYEALMEIVKNSAKDCYPAVQKTTLVIMERLQQVLQMESHIQSTSDRIQFNDLQSLLCATLQNVLRKVQHQDALQISDVVMASLLRMFQSTAGSGGVQEDALMAVSTLVEVLGSDFQKYMEAFKPFLAIGLKNYAEYQVCLAAVGLVCDLCRALMSNILPYCDEIMQLLLENLGNENVHRSVKPQILSAFGDIALAIGGEFKKYLDIVLDTLQQASQAQVDKTDYDMVDYLNELREGCLEAYTGIIQGLKGDQENVHPDVMLVQPRVEFILSFIHHIAEDEDHSDGVVANAAGLIGDLCTAFGKDVMKLVEVRPLINDLLTEGRRSKTTKTKTLATWATKELRKLKSQA; translated from the exons ATGGAGCTCATCACGATTCTCGAAAAAACCGTCTCTCCGG ACCGGAATGAGCTGGAGGCGGCGCAGAAGTTTCTGGAGCAGGCGGCCATAGAGAACCTG CCCACATTCCTGGTGGAGTTGTCCAAAGTGTTGGCGAACCCGGGGAACACTCAGGTGGCTCGAGTTGCTGCCGGTCTGCAGGTGAAGAACTCGCTGACATCCAAAGACCCCGATGTCAAGGCGCAGTACCAGCAGAGATGGCTGGCCATCGACATCAACGCTCGCCGCGAGATCAAGAACTAC GTTCTACAGACTCTGGGCACGGAGACGTACCGGCCCAGCTCGGCCTCGCAGTGCGTCGCCGGCATCGCCTGCGCCGAGATTCCCGTGAACCAGTGGCCCGAGCTGATCCCGCAGCTCGTCGCCAACGTCACCGATCCGTCGAGCACGGAACACATGAAGGAGTCCACGCTGGAGGCCATCGGCTACATCTGCCAGGACATC GACCcggagcagctgcaggagaaCGCCAACCAGATCCTGACGGCCATCATCCAGGGCATGAGGAAGGAGGAGCCCAGCAACAACGTGAAGCTGGCCGCCACCAATGCGCTGCTCAACTCGCTCGAGTTCACTAAAGCCAATTTCGACAAGGAC acGGAGCGACACTTCATCATGCAGGTCGTCTGTGAAGCCACGCAGTGTCCCGACACCAGA GTGCGCGTGGCGGCCCTGCAGAACCTGGTGAAGATCATGTCTCTGTATTATCAGTACATGGAGACGTACATGGGCCCCGCCCTGTTCGCG atCACCATCGAGGCGATGAAGAGCGACATTGATGAGGTGGCGCTGCAGGGCATCGAGTTCTGGTCCAACGTCTGTGATGAGGAGATGGATCTGGCCATCGAGGCCTCAGAG GCCTCGGAGCAGGGACGCCCCCCCGAGCACACCAGTAAGTTCTATGCCAAAGGTGCGCTGCAGTACCTGGTCCCCATCCTCACCCAGACCCTCACCAAGCAG GACGAGAATGATGACGACGACGACTGGAACCCGTGTAAGGCGGCCGGCGTGTGCCTGATGCTGCTCGCCACCTGTTGCGAGGACGACGTGGTTCCCCACGTGCTGCCCTTCATCAAAGAGAACATCAAACATCCCGACTGGCGTTACCGCGACGCCTCCGTCATGGCCTTCGGCTCCATCTTGGAGGGACCTGAGCTAAACCAGCTCAAGCCGCTCGTCATACAG GCGATGCCCACCCTGATCGAGCTGATGAAGGACCCCAGCGTGGTGGTGAGGGACACCACGGCGTGGACGGTGGGCAGGATCTGCGAGCTGCTGCCCGAAGCTGCCATCAACGAGGTCTACCTGGCCCCCCTGCTGCAGTGCCTGATCGAGGGCCTGGGGGCGGAGCCCAGAGTGGCCTCCAACGTCTGCTGG GCCTTTTCGTCTCTCGCAGAGGCGGCGTACGAAGCCACGGATGCCGCCGAGGACCAGGAGGAGCCGAACACCTACTGCCTGTCCTCGTCCTTCGAGATCATCGTGCAGAAGCTTCTGGAGACCACAGACAG GCCCGATGGTCACCAGAACAACCTGCGCTCTGCGGCGTACGAGGCTCTGATGGAGATCGTGAAGAACAGCGCCAAGGACTGCTACCCCGCCGTGCAGAAAACCACGCTGGTCATCATGGAGCGGCTGCAGCAGGTCCTGCAAATGGAG TCTCACATCCAGAGCACCTCAGATCGGATCCAGTTCAACGACCTGCAGTCGCTGCTGTGCGCCACTCTGCAG aacgTCCTGCGTAAAGTGCAGCATCAGGATGCCCTGCAGATCTCAGACGTGGTGATGGCGTCCCTGCTGAGGATGTTTCAGAGCACTGCCGGCTCCGGAGGCGTGCAGGAGGACGCGCTGATGGCCGTGTCCACGCTCGTCGAAG TTCTGGGCAGCGACTTCCAGAAATACATGGAGGCCTTTAAGCCGTTCCTTGCCATCGGACTGAAGAACTACGCAGAGTATCAG GTGTGTCTGGCGGCCGTGGGTCTCGTGTGCGACCTGTGCAGAGCGCTGATGTCCAACATCCTGCCGTACTGTGACGAGATCatgcagctgctgctggagaacctcggg AACGAGAATGTGCACCGGTCGGTGAAGCCTCAGATCCTCTCTGCGTTTGGCGACATCGCTTTGGCCATCGGGGGCGAGTTCAAGAAGTACCTGGACATCGTCCTGGACACCCTGCAGCAGGCATCGCAGGCTCAGGTGGACAAG ACGGACTACGACATGGTGGACTACCTGAACGAGCTGAGGGAGGGCTGCCTGGAGGCTTACACCGGCATCATCCAGGGCCTGAAGGGAGACCAGGAGAACGTCCACC CCGACGTGATGCTGGTGCAGCCTCGGGTGGAGTTCATCCTCTCCTTCATCCACCACATCGCCGAAGACGAGGACCACTCTGACGGCGTGGTGGCCAACGCTGCCGGACTCATCGG TGACCTGTGCACAGCATTTGGGAAAGATGTGATGAAGCTGGTGGAGGTTCGCCCGCTCATCAACGACCTGCTGACGGAAGGCCGGCGCTCCAAAACCACCAAGACCAAGACGCTCGCCACCTGGGCCACCAAGGAGCTCCGCAAGCTGAAGAGCCAGGCCTG A